Genomic segment of Plasmodium vinckei vinckei genome assembly, chromosome: PVVCY_10:
ACAGAAACTAAGCTgtcaaaacaaaatataaattaatatatagaaaattacATAATAGGGATTATTTGCATATTGTGACGTATATATTAacgcatatatatattagtatGCTTATTCCCTTGTATTATCGATATAAGGCATCTAATGTAGGAAATAAACGCGTTCGTggtactaaaaaaataaacataaataataataaaaatggtataGAATATAAACGCGAAACccaattaaataataagaatCCTGAAGATGATTATGACAGCAATTACATTGGAGAAATGGACGATGGTT
This window contains:
- a CDS encoding fam-c protein is translated as MNKRIFSLASNVGNKRVRGTKKININNNKNGIEYKRETQLNNKNPEDDYDSNYIGEMDDGCCSCCSCCYINGFGFVLQSLCVNIFNLLMGI